In Podarcis muralis chromosome 14, rPodMur119.hap1.1, whole genome shotgun sequence, one genomic interval encodes:
- the TIGD1 gene encoding tigger transposable element-derived protein 1: MASKHSSERKSCTSLTLHQKLEMIQLSEEGMSKAEIGRRLGLLRQTVSQVVNAKEKFLNEIQSATPVNTRVIRKRNSLIAHMEKVLVVWIEDQTHRNVCLSQSLIQSKALTLFNSMKAERGEEAAEDKFEASRGWFMRFKERSRLRNTKGRAETASADVEVAASYPEVLAKIMDGGGDAKQQELLLMGEQRKGFLQMKSPPGKDAANIAEMTTKDLEYYINLVDKAAAGFERTDPSFERSSTVRKMLSNSIGCYREICRERKRQSMRQTSLLSYFKKLPQPPQASAITKVIRQQPSTLRHDPPSPKRLRLTEGSDDG; the protein is encoded by the coding sequence ATGGCCTCCAAGCATTCAAGTGAAAGGAAGAGTTGCACGTCCCTCACTTTGCATCAAAAGCTAGAAATGATTCAGCTCAGTGAGGAAGGCATGTCGAAAGCCGAGATCGGCCGAAGACTAGGCCTCTTGCGCCAAACGGTCAGCCAAGTTGTGAATGCAAAGGAGAAGTTCCTGAATGAAATTCAGAGTGCTACCCCGGTGAACACGCGAGTGATAAGGAAGAGGAACAGCCTTATTGCTCATATGGAGAAAGTGTTAGTGGTCTGGATAGAAGATCAAACCCACCGCAACGTTTGCTTAAGCCAAAGCCTAATCCAGAGCAAAGCCCTCACTCTCTTCAATTCCATGAAGGCCGAGAGAGGCGAGGAAGCTGCAGAAGACAAGTTTGAAGCTAGCAGAGGTTGGTTCATGAGGTTTAAGGAAAGAAGCCGCCTCCGTAACACAAAAGGGCGAGCTGAAACAGCAAGTGCTGATGTAGAGGTTGCAGCAAGCTATCCAGAAGTTCTAGCTAAGATTATGGATGGAGGTGGTGACGCTAAACAACAGGAGTTGCTCCTTATGGGTGAACAAAGAAAGGGGTTCCTTCAGATGAAATCTCCCCCTGGCAAAGATGCTGCAAACATTGCCGAAATGACAACAAAGGATTTAGAATATTACATAAACTTAGttgacaaagcagcagcaggcTTTGAGAGGACTGACCCCAGTTTTGAAAGAAGTTCCACTGTGCGTAAGATGCTATCAAACAGCATTGGATGCTACAGAGAAATCTGTCGCGAAAGGAAGAGACAATCAATGCGGCAAACTTCACTGTTGTCTTATTTTAAGAAATTGCCACAGCCACCCCAGGCTTCAGCGATCACCAAGGTGATCCGTCAGCAGCCATCAACACTGAGGCATGACCCTCCATCACCAAAAAGATTACGACTCACTGAAGGCTCAGATGATGGTTAG